The Capsicum annuum cultivar UCD-10X-F1 chromosome 1, UCD10Xv1.1, whole genome shotgun sequence sequence TTCCTACTCTTTGATTTGAGTAGTTGAAAGTTATACTTTTCTTGAATGGGAAAtgctttttatttgttttgaatagACTCATCTTAAtgtgattctaattttttcttctaatttttcttttgctCCATGTGAAATCTTTTATTTGTCCAATTGGACTTCTCTTCctccttttgaattttttatgggCCAGTGAGGCCTATTTACCTTAGAGTATAACCTCCAAGTCCAAAGGCAACTCTTGTGTATATCCTTGGTATACAAGGTTGTATACATGAAATACATGCACTTGATGAAATAATGTggcaaaaaatgaaagaaagctAATATTCTATTCTATTTTTAATAAGTGAAACTTGCAGGTACGACAAAGGGTACTTTTGGAGTATTGTAATATCTTAtgaccttttcttttttttcatttggttACACGTGTTCTCATTTTTAGACAGTTGGCTTCAATTTGTTTTACTTGCTCAGTTTCTACTTCCTTCAATGCCTCACTTGACCCCAATTTCTactattctttctctttttcattttgatCATTCTCAAATTATCTTCACTCCTCATTCTCGAATCATTCCTCTGTAAAATACAATGAAATTTGCATGTTCCCGGTGAGTTTTTCCATACTACTTTTATCCCTAATTTGGTATTTCTTCCTTGTGTGTGTTCTTCAGTGGTTGGCATATGTGTGTGTAGTTATTAGATTTTTTTCCTTTCGTGTGTTCAGGGTATTATGTTTCTCCATGTTTACTGCTCTAATTCCTTGAtgcatgttttttttatttttaaatcatgttcttttttatgggatatttttatttttatttttattgaaaaaaattcaaatgttCTCAATTCATGCTTTCAAATTTGGGTGTTCTgtgaaaatatctttttattcaGTAGTCTTTTCTTTTAGTcataattttagatatttgatttaaactaatttgattttcccttgttctttattttttaggtGGTTTTTGTATGTGCATGTGATTATTTTTTCAAGATATTCTATGAAATCATTCTGAATTACCattaagaataaaaatgataacaaaagtCAAAGAACTTTATTGCAGCAAAGGTATGTGACAGTATGCCTGAGAATATTTAGTCATTTTTCCACAGGAGTCTGTaatattgttgaagaaaaaggaaaactcAGATTAGTTTAAATCAAATTTTAGTAgttatatgcattttattatcAGCTTTATGTTTCTGTTATATAAACACCCAACCGAGTGCTAATTTTTACTAAAGTGCATGTTTAAATATTTCAAGTATTATCTACATGTAATTCAACAAGCTTTAAAGTCTATTGCGTGTATTGTGGCCAGCCTCATTCGTCATCATTTTCATGATTGTTAAGTCAAAGTAAATTCACATTTGAACTCTTATTTCttacttttcttaaaataattgatACTTGATCTTGCATGGCTAGACTTATATTTGTTAACGAATGGGGAAATGACTTGTCATTTTTATTGGAAAATAGTGTTACAATAGGTATTGCTCCCTCCAttactttttatatatacattttatttttcaagagtTTAAGGATACAAAACTGTGACCAATATTTTAAGGAgtatttcttaatcatattgagaaaaaggaaaattgTGACAACCATTCTACCTTGTTATAAACCTTCATCATATCAAGCTTCATTACTATATTATGAGGCTTTCACCTTTTcctaatttcaaatacaatttcctAGATCACTAATATGTTTTCACCTATACTTCTTCCTTGTACAAAACCAGCTTGTTCTTCAGACACAATATAAGGAAGAATACCCTTAATTCTTTCatgaataattattgaaaagattttattcacaaaattactaaggaTATTGGTCTAAGATTTGAGAAGGTATTTACCACTAACTTCTTTGGTAGTAGTACCAAATTTTTGTGAGTGGTAAACCTTGGCAAATCATGTCCACAAAAAAGGCTATGATCATCTAATGTAGGTTCTTTCCAATAATACTTCATGCATCCTAATAGAATGCACATGTCATGCCATCTTGACCCCTTGCACTATTCTTATTCAATTCCATTACTACCACATGTACTTTTTCCAAagttattattttcttcaaatctTCATTCTAAGAATCTGTGACCACCTTTGGTAATTTCTCTAACATTGAAAAATCTGTAGCATCCTTCTCAAATTGATTCTAAAAGAATGATTCTGCTGCCTCAGCTATATCTTCCTGTATTTCCATCCAATtcccctttttattttgaattcttagtctgGATCTTCTTCTCTTGACCACTATATAAAAAAACTTAGTGTTCCTTTGTCTATCCTTGAACCACTCAAAATCTGTTTTCTGCCTCCAGTAATCTTCCTTTCTTTTCAATTGGATTGTTAACTCTGCCTGTGTTGGTGACAATTTAGCCCTGTTGTTTCCTAATGGTTCTTCTTCAAATTGATTCCTTCTTACTTTAATTACTTCCTCCAATGTTGCAATCTAttggaaaatatttccaaaagtttGTTTACTCCACTTGGTTAAGGAGCTTTTGTTTTCTTAAGTTTTTTATGAAACTTGATAAAGGAATTTCCTTCACTTTTTGTAGCCCAATTTTCCCTAATACTCTCCATGCATGATTCTTCTTTCAACCAAAATTTAAGAAATCTAAAAGGTCTAATCAGCTGGTCAGCTGACTTATTAAACTGCAACAACATTGGAGCATAGTCAAACCCATTCCTTACCAGATTTTCCAGTTCCATGATTGGAAACAACTCCTGCATTTTGTCATTAATTGACACTCTATCCAGTCTCTTAAAAATACATTCTTCATCCATTCTTCCATTCCACCAAGTATATTTACTTTCTTTGAAAGCACATTCCTCCAGATTACACATGCTAATACAGTAATTGAAATTATTTGTTTCATTAACAATGACTGGCAATCCTCCTGGTTTTACCtccttattttttattacattaaagtCACCAGCCACCAACCATGGATGTTGTATAGAATTTACCATCTCTCCTATTGATTCACATAACCTCAGTCTTTTATTCCGATTGTATTTTGCATACACTAATATGAAAAACTTCTCTACACCAACATACTAATTTTCCAGTTTGAGTGTGAGTTGTTGATCTTCATCCCTAATGATATTGTATTCAATAATAGAATCCATGAAAGCCCATTTTTTTCCTGAATAATTCATCACTGCATTCTGCATTCCCAATCTACTtttatacttctctatctatgacCCTCCTAAAATGGCTTCATTAGATCAATGAAACCAAAATGACACCTTCTATGCATTGTGATCAACCTTGTGAATTCTTTCTATGTGTTAACAGATCTGATGTTCCAAATTAAAGCATTTATTTTAATAGTGATTTAAGCATATGACTCCTTGTCTTCATTGTACTTGCACTTGTCTTTCTAATTCTCTTCTGCTTTTTCCTATTCTTTGTATTCAATGACTGAACCTGATCTGGAGATAGATCTCTTTCAGTTGTTGCCTTCACAATATTATCCTGTAAATCCTCAATATCTTAATATTTATTCTTACTATTCACCATCTCTATCAAATTGCCTGCCTTCATTGTTATTGGTAGCACATCTTCTAATACCATGTCTTTTTGTCAGGCTTATTATACTGTACCAGAGTTAAGTCTGCATTCACCTATACCCCCTCTTACTTCTATTGTTGAATCTGTGTCTGTTGTGCTTTAGTGTCTTTATGTTGTACTGCTACTACTACTTCTCCTTGAATATTAACTTCTTTGTTGATGTTATCATTATGATGTCGTTTCTTCTCTGAACCTAGCTGATCTTCTGATGTTATTTCTAATCCTTCGCCAAAGCTCTTAGACACCCAATTTTTTGTACTTTTCTTATCAACCTTGGTGTTGGTTTCTTGTTGATGAGTCTATTGTTCTTGACTCAGTATATCAAAGCATTTGTTTTCTGAATCTCCTCTTCCTTGTCAGCCACCTCTCTAAGTATATACCCATATTTGTCTTTTGTATATTTGTTCCTTCTTTGTAGCCATTGATTCGTCCTGTTATCCTTCACTACATCTTTCTATCCTTGCTCAGTACCTGTTTCCTTCtctatattattttctttgtcttctctTTATCCTTGTATCTTCTCATACATCTCCGAGTGAATGTTCCAACAAGAATCTTCATCATGCCCCTGTAAGCAACATTTCTTATAGTATTTTGGTTTGTGATCATATTGAATTTTTATCCACTTGGACTTGATTTCACCACttatattatcttttttattgattttcactCTGTTTGGTAGCTTAGCCACAAAGTCCACTTCTATCTTCACCCTTGCACAACTTGGCCTGGTGTGATTTTTGGTAGCCATGTCCACCATTAATGGTTTTCTAATTGTAGATGCAATAGAAAATATTTCTTCCTTAGCAAAGAAGTTTGGTGGTAAATCTGGCATTGAAATCCATGCAATGTCTATTGTTATTTCAATATCTGGTTCAAATGATGGATCCCATTTGAGTGTTCGCATTTGCCAATATATATCATTGACCTTAATGTGGTATGCAAGTTTTGATTACAAGTTAACATAATCTTCTAGCTaattcaatcttatcaacatatgaCATGAATCCATCACCCCTATATTACATTCTCCTTTGGTACCACATTGAATTGGAACAACTTTGCGTAGTGTATTAACATCCGATTTATCATAAGAGAATTTACCAATGACTGCATTCTGTAAATTCTCTTGTATGATTAAGGACTTCACCTCTGATGACTTCCATGTCACAGTTGGTTCCTCATGCATCATAATAACTGGTTTAAGTAGAACCCTAGTGTTTTCATGCACGTAGGTTTTATTCTTCAATAAGTTTGCATACTTCGGTGCCACACACTGTTGTTTCTCTATTGCTACACTCTTTAGTTTTGTAGATTCATCCGGTGGATCCATTCCACCAGAATTAGTAGCCATAGATGCCCAAAAATCGATCAAAGTTTTACTCTATTTGCATGGGCCGTTTCTAGGGTATCTATAAATAGACATATGTTGTATACATTTGATATGAGAAATTCTCActgattattatattatatttgttattaatttattttttagatataaGGTTATGATTAAATTGTATGAAATACTTGAAACTTATGATGCGATTACCAGCTTAACATATAATCTCCCTAGGTACATACCAATAGTTGTTGCAGATTATGTAAAAATTGCTAATCATGGCATAAAGAATACATcacatttggtaaatatttaaaTAGAGTATTATTGTGTCGGTTTGCTCCAGTAAACTTGG is a genomic window containing:
- the LOC107858150 gene encoding uncharacterized protein LOC107858150 produces the protein MVNSIQHPWLVAGDFNVIKNKEVKPGGLPVIVNETNNFNYCISMCNLEECAFKESKYTWWNGRMDEECIFKRLDRVSINDKMQELFPIMELENLIATLEEVIKVRRNQFEEEPLGNNRAKLSPTQAELTIQLKRKEDYWRQKTDFEWFKDRQRNTKFFYIVVKRRRSRLRIQNKKGNWMEIQEDIAEAAESFF